A section of the Agromyces aurantiacus genome encodes:
- a CDS encoding DUF7363 domain-containing protein has translation MLQAGRVVVEIAPPATVAPAEAPRPSTMPAPVAAQVIADVVALAVADGFGFPRLHVGVQAADAARLAMFLAMPDGTAAVLPFLAVDGGASLDLVLPAPGARIIVLEFATAADAAAFAEAFAASGVPGPGFGAGEEGVEAVPPPAGPAPAPAPAPAPAPAPAPAPAERTPSVAAQVQAEMKPIVSAGSATTLLVRLSRGAIEATPGMVEDRADIPVLADRPVTVTVVPRGLRFPLGALRTRSLRLPATGTAEARFKLIAVDRGPAEVSVIVRQDSELPLATLRLTVEVVGSHDHDQSGVARVATAIGTPDAVVAALPTIRVDEELVGGRSTLHAAVSAGGETYRFRVRLGDKASFVRNVDASIAGLRAELAELPAGQRAELSDRRLRRLGAALADQLLDRRARELLWTHRDELDGLVVQTTGEVDLPWELLLVHAPGTDASPTDRFLAEYGATRWVYDTAHPTSIRVRRTRARYLCPAYASPALALTRTADEGEGVHRRFGAIAVEPDAADGLASLMSSGFDLLHFAGHGRWTSGAERRQELLLGGYRDDDATPTGRYTDADARRDLPRRPAAETTPLVVLNACDVGRLPSGDPGLGGFAEAFLRGGAGAFVGCGWSVGDEPASRFMDAFYEELADGSTISRAARAGRAAAAAAGDASALAYAVYAHPDARIRVE, from the coding sequence ATGCTGCAGGCAGGACGCGTGGTCGTGGAGATCGCGCCGCCAGCGACGGTCGCACCGGCCGAGGCGCCGCGGCCCTCGACCATGCCCGCGCCCGTCGCGGCGCAGGTCATCGCGGATGTCGTCGCCCTCGCCGTCGCCGACGGGTTCGGGTTCCCGCGCCTGCACGTGGGGGTGCAGGCGGCGGATGCCGCGCGCCTGGCGATGTTCCTGGCGATGCCGGACGGCACTGCCGCCGTGCTCCCCTTCCTGGCGGTCGACGGCGGCGCGAGCCTCGACCTCGTCCTGCCCGCCCCGGGCGCCCGCATCATCGTGCTCGAGTTCGCCACGGCCGCCGACGCGGCCGCGTTCGCCGAGGCGTTCGCGGCGTCGGGCGTGCCCGGGCCCGGCTTCGGTGCCGGCGAGGAGGGCGTCGAGGCTGTTCCGCCGCCCGCCGGCCCCGCACCCGCGCCCGCCCCGGCCCCGGCTCCCGCGCCCGCTCCGGCTCCCGCGCCCGCCGAGCGGACGCCGTCCGTCGCCGCCCAGGTGCAGGCCGAGATGAAGCCGATCGTGTCCGCCGGCTCGGCCACCACCCTCCTCGTCCGGCTCAGCCGTGGCGCGATCGAGGCCACGCCGGGCATGGTCGAGGACCGCGCCGACATCCCGGTCCTCGCCGACCGCCCGGTGACGGTCACGGTCGTGCCGCGCGGCCTCCGGTTCCCGCTCGGCGCCCTGCGAACGCGATCGCTGCGGCTGCCGGCGACGGGCACGGCCGAGGCGCGCTTCAAGCTCATCGCGGTCGACCGGGGACCGGCGGAGGTCTCCGTCATCGTCCGCCAGGATTCCGAGCTGCCGCTCGCGACGCTCCGCCTCACCGTCGAGGTCGTGGGCTCGCACGACCACGACCAGTCGGGCGTGGCTCGGGTCGCGACCGCGATCGGCACGCCCGACGCCGTGGTCGCCGCGCTGCCCACCATCCGCGTCGACGAGGAGCTCGTCGGCGGCCGCTCGACGCTGCACGCAGCGGTCTCGGCGGGCGGCGAGACGTACCGCTTCCGGGTGCGGTTGGGCGACAAGGCGAGCTTCGTGCGCAACGTCGACGCCTCGATCGCCGGCCTGCGCGCCGAGCTCGCCGAGCTGCCCGCGGGCCAACGCGCCGAGCTGTCGGACCGGCGCCTGCGACGCCTCGGCGCGGCCCTCGCCGACCAGCTGCTCGATCGACGCGCGCGCGAACTGCTCTGGACGCATCGCGACGAACTCGACGGCCTCGTCGTGCAGACCACCGGCGAGGTCGACCTGCCGTGGGAGCTGCTCCTGGTGCACGCGCCGGGCACGGACGCCTCGCCGACCGACCGCTTCCTCGCGGAGTACGGGGCCACGAGGTGGGTGTACGACACCGCGCACCCGACGTCGATCCGAGTGCGGCGCACCCGCGCACGCTACCTCTGCCCGGCCTACGCCTCCCCCGCCCTCGCCCTCACGCGCACCGCCGACGAGGGCGAGGGCGTGCACCGCCGCTTCGGCGCGATCGCGGTCGAACCCGACGCCGCCGACGGGCTCGCCTCGCTCATGTCGAGCGGGTTCGACCTGCTGCACTTCGCCGGCCACGGGCGCTGGACCTCGGGCGCCGAACGCCGCCAGGAGCTGCTGCTCGGCGGGTACCGAGACGACGACGCGACCCCGACCGGCCGGTACACCGACGCCGACGCGCGCCGCGACCTGCCGCGCCGGCCCGCCGCCGAGACCACCCCGCTCGTCGTGCTCAACGCGTGCGACGTCGGCCGGCTGCCGTCGGGCGATCCCGGGCTGGGCGGGTTCGCCGAGGCGTTCCTGCGCGGCGGCGCGGGCGCGTTCGTCGGCTGCGGCTGGTCGGTGGGCGACGAGCCCGCGAGCCGCTTCATGGACGCGTTCTACGAGGAGCTCGCCGACGGATCCACGATCTCGCGCGCGGCGCGCGCCGGCCGTGCGGCGGCCGCGGCCGCGGGTGACGCGTCGGCGCTCGCCTACGCGGTCTACGCCCACCCGGATGCGCGCATCCGGGTGGAGTGA
- a CDS encoding caspase family protein, whose protein sequence is MTTTETRAASTIGAARLAALRAHVIDLQDGRLAARGAKAPKSVGEYRSTEADIRAIFRTHLPAFLEDHRPGPVPVVIWAHGGLVDKDAGFAIADQQVDWWKRNGVYPIHFVWETGIWSAVHDSLARWATGGRRGWLDDARDNFIEVAARLLGGGGVWNDMKVDAAAASAPGGGARVLAEELARFVREHPTDVSLHAVGHSAGSIFHSHFLPVALEAGVPRFETATFLAPAVRIDTFSEKLLPRAKAGAIERLAVFAMDDATEQDDTCVGLYGKSLLYLVSRSFESDKDTPLLGLEKDIARSRAVAAFLSRPPAEAAELVLAPRDRGPRTGSASRSHGGFDNDVATMDSVLRRVSGRSDIDSFATVAGSREIVVPETVVDDPAAASRAGVSNRRALCIGIDDYPTERDRLRGCVADAKMWREAFAARGFDVTMLVNGEATRDAILTGILDLVSEAAPGDVLAIQYSGHGTTAPDLDGDETAGEESEDEALCPVDFRDGALVIDDDLARIWEVIPSGVSVTLFFDCCHSGEANRAPLAEEPPEDALPRWVALDEDAVAAYRRRRGAAATPERAEALSAVRAVERPARRERRSPRTGREFLFSACRSTEVAWESGGHGDFTRIAAPLLAAPSSTGLRNRDFHRAVLDAFGDRRRQTPEMHGSDVLAGRVLLGPARRSKEAEPSTGSVAVPAGTGAATAGAAGAGADATGPAGLRPTGIGVPADRRATAVAALLRAVADLLET, encoded by the coding sequence ATGACCACCACCGAGACGAGGGCCGCATCGACGATCGGCGCCGCGCGGCTCGCCGCGCTCCGCGCGCACGTCATCGACCTGCAGGACGGCCGCCTCGCGGCACGCGGCGCGAAGGCTCCGAAGTCGGTCGGCGAGTACCGGTCCACCGAGGCCGACATCCGGGCGATCTTCCGCACGCACCTGCCCGCCTTCCTCGAGGACCACCGGCCGGGTCCGGTCCCCGTCGTGATCTGGGCCCACGGCGGTCTCGTCGACAAGGACGCCGGCTTCGCGATCGCCGACCAGCAGGTGGACTGGTGGAAGCGCAACGGCGTCTACCCCATCCACTTCGTCTGGGAGACCGGCATCTGGTCGGCCGTGCACGACTCGCTCGCACGCTGGGCGACCGGCGGCCGGCGCGGCTGGCTCGACGACGCGCGCGACAACTTCATCGAGGTCGCCGCGCGACTGCTCGGCGGCGGCGGCGTCTGGAACGACATGAAGGTCGACGCGGCCGCGGCATCCGCACCCGGGGGCGGCGCGCGCGTGCTCGCCGAGGAGCTGGCCCGCTTCGTCCGCGAGCATCCCACCGACGTCTCCCTGCACGCGGTCGGCCACAGCGCCGGCTCGATCTTCCACTCGCACTTCCTGCCCGTCGCGCTCGAGGCCGGGGTGCCGCGCTTCGAGACCGCCACGTTCCTCGCTCCCGCGGTGCGCATCGACACCTTCAGCGAGAAGCTCCTGCCCCGGGCCAAGGCGGGTGCGATCGAGCGGCTCGCGGTGTTCGCCATGGACGACGCGACCGAACAGGACGACACGTGCGTGGGCCTGTACGGCAAGTCCCTGCTCTACCTCGTGTCGCGCTCGTTCGAGTCCGACAAGGACACGCCCCTGCTCGGCCTCGAGAAGGACATCGCCCGCAGTCGCGCCGTCGCCGCCTTCCTCAGCCGCCCGCCCGCGGAGGCGGCGGAGCTCGTGCTCGCGCCGCGCGACCGCGGACCGCGGACGGGAAGCGCGAGCCGCTCGCACGGCGGGTTCGACAACGACGTCGCGACCATGGACAGCGTGCTGCGCCGCGTGTCGGGACGCAGCGACATCGACTCGTTCGCGACGGTCGCGGGCTCGCGCGAGATCGTCGTCCCCGAGACCGTCGTCGACGATCCGGCGGCGGCGAGCCGGGCGGGCGTCTCGAACCGCCGGGCGCTCTGCATCGGCATCGACGACTACCCGACCGAGCGCGATCGGCTGCGCGGATGCGTCGCCGACGCGAAGATGTGGCGCGAGGCGTTCGCGGCGCGCGGGTTCGACGTGACGATGCTCGTGAACGGCGAGGCCACGCGCGACGCGATCCTGACCGGCATCCTCGACCTCGTGAGCGAGGCCGCACCCGGCGACGTGCTCGCGATCCAGTACTCCGGGCACGGCACGACCGCGCCCGACCTCGACGGCGACGAGACGGCCGGCGAGGAGTCGGAGGACGAGGCGCTCTGCCCGGTCGACTTCCGCGACGGCGCGCTCGTCATCGACGACGACCTCGCGCGCATCTGGGAGGTCATCCCGAGCGGCGTCAGCGTCACGCTCTTCTTCGACTGCTGCCACTCGGGCGAGGCGAACCGGGCGCCCCTGGCCGAGGAGCCGCCCGAGGACGCGCTGCCGCGCTGGGTCGCCCTCGACGAGGATGCCGTCGCGGCGTACCGCCGTCGCCGGGGCGCGGCGGCGACGCCCGAGCGCGCCGAGGCGCTCTCGGCGGTGCGGGCGGTTGAACGGCCGGCGAGGCGCGAGCGGCGCTCGCCCCGCACCGGTCGCGAATTCCTCTTCAGCGCCTGCCGCTCGACCGAGGTCGCGTGGGAGTCGGGCGGCCACGGCGACTTCACGCGCATCGCCGCGCCGCTCCTGGCCGCGCCGTCCTCGACCGGCCTGCGCAACCGAGACTTCCACCGCGCCGTGCTCGACGCGTTCGGCGACCGGAGGCGGCAGACGCCCGAGATGCACGGCAGCGACGTGCTGGCCGGGCGCGTGCTGCTGGGGCCGGCGCGGCGCAGCAAGGAGGCCGAACCCTCGACCGGCTCGGTGGCCGTGCCCGCCGGGACCGGCGCAGCCACGGCGGGGGCGGCGGGAGCGGGGGCGGACGCCACGGGGCCCGCTGGACTGCGGCCGACCGGTATCGGCGTCCCCGCGGACCGGCGCGCGACCGCCGTCGCGGCACTCCTGCGGGCCGTCGCCGACCTGCTCGAGACCTGA
- a CDS encoding class I SAM-dependent methyltransferase, producing MDQREYDRDALVKDPADAETVRSARSFGAAASVYGAARPGYPVDAVAWLVGDARRVLDLGAGTGRLTEALLELDLDVLAVDPVEEMLEELEVRVPGVPRILGTAEDIPIEDASVDAVVAGQAWHWFIPERAVPEIARVLRPGGVLGLVWNSRDTTVDWLRQAGAIMHERHDASASFESYVRVGPPFGPIEEHRVEWVERMSRARFLDLVRSRSHYLTAAPAEQRSVIAALETLLTTHPDVAGADELAVPYVTRCFRTRLRG from the coding sequence GTGGACCAGCGCGAGTACGACCGCGACGCCCTCGTGAAGGATCCGGCCGACGCTGAGACCGTCCGCTCCGCGCGCTCGTTCGGCGCCGCGGCATCCGTCTACGGCGCCGCCCGGCCCGGCTACCCGGTCGATGCGGTCGCGTGGCTCGTCGGCGACGCGCGCCGCGTGCTCGACCTCGGCGCGGGCACGGGCCGGCTCACCGAGGCGCTCCTCGAGCTCGACCTCGACGTGCTCGCGGTCGACCCGGTCGAGGAGATGCTCGAGGAGCTCGAGGTGCGCGTGCCCGGCGTGCCGCGCATTCTCGGCACCGCCGAGGACATCCCCATCGAGGACGCCTCGGTCGACGCGGTCGTGGCCGGGCAGGCGTGGCACTGGTTCATCCCCGAGCGCGCGGTGCCCGAGATCGCGAGGGTGCTCCGGCCCGGCGGCGTGCTGGGCCTCGTCTGGAACAGCCGCGACACCACCGTCGACTGGCTCCGCCAGGCGGGCGCGATCATGCACGAACGCCACGATGCATCGGCGAGCTTCGAATCGTACGTGCGGGTCGGCCCGCCGTTCGGCCCGATCGAGGAGCACCGCGTCGAGTGGGTCGAGCGGATGTCGCGCGCGAGGTTCCTCGACCTCGTCCGCTCACGCAGCCACTACCTCACGGCCGCCCCGGCCGAGCAGCGGTCGGTGATCGCCGCGCTCGAGACCCTGCTGACGACCCATCCGGATGTCGCGGGCGCCGACGAGCTCGCCGTGCCTTACGTCACCCGCTGCTTCCGGACGCGCCTGCGCGGCTGA
- a CDS encoding exonuclease domain-containing protein produces the protein MPVSFTAIDFETANSSPASACSVGLVKVVDGRVVEREHRYIRPPFPHDDFAYWNVRIHGITREMVEGAGGWEVHLPFLREFAGEDWLVAHNAGFDMGVIAKTSEVHGLAVPDFRYLCSLQVARRTYHLDSYRLPSAAMAAGFEDFSHHDALADAEACAAIIVHAAKRHDADDLERLAHVTRVRVGAIGSAASAAREADHGPMALQ, from the coding sequence GTGCCAGTGAGCTTCACCGCGATCGACTTCGAGACCGCCAACTCCTCCCCCGCGTCGGCCTGCTCGGTGGGGCTCGTGAAGGTGGTCGACGGCCGCGTGGTCGAACGCGAGCACCGCTACATCCGCCCGCCGTTCCCGCACGACGACTTCGCGTACTGGAACGTGCGGATCCACGGCATCACGCGGGAGATGGTCGAGGGCGCCGGCGGGTGGGAGGTGCACCTGCCGTTCCTGCGCGAGTTCGCGGGCGAGGACTGGCTCGTCGCGCACAACGCGGGCTTCGACATGGGCGTGATCGCGAAGACGAGCGAGGTGCACGGCCTCGCGGTGCCCGACTTCCGCTACCTCTGCAGCCTGCAGGTCGCGCGCCGCACCTACCACCTCGACTCGTACCGGCTCCCGTCGGCCGCGATGGCCGCGGGCTTCGAGGACTTCTCGCACCACGACGCGCTCGCCGATGCCGAGGCGTGCGCCGCGATCATCGTCCACGCCGCGAAGCGGCACGACGCCGACGACCTCGAGCGGCTCGCGCACGTCACGCGCGTACGCGTCGGCGCGATCGGGTCGGCCGCGTCGGCGGCGCGCGAAGCGGACCACGGCCCGATGGCGCTGCAGTAG
- the rmuC gene encoding DNA recombination protein RmuC, with protein MELLLLVIGLLVGAALGALAAHLLASRRQAADAAQHEDPALVEARHQAMLAEVRAGEEAAKALLREELAATHARAEGLREQIEVAQQQYRELVERQRAEIAAREARDAAESRVLQALAPVKQSLSEMQHKVTELESQRTRQHGELAQQLRTATESEERLRATAEALASALRSNSTRGVWGETQLRSVVEAAGLIERVDFDVQSSISSDAGAGRPDMIVHLPGGKSIAVDAKVPFNAYLEASQIPATATGADGAKRADFMKQHVQAVRAHITALGSKAYWNGLDASPELVIAFIPSESLVSSALEADPGIMEFAFGKRVALASPVTLWSVLKTVAYSWQQDVLTNEAKTLFDLSRELYSRLATTAGHIEKLGRTIERSVKDYNAFVGSLERQVLPTARKLGALDESKVLAPLQGIEEAPRELTAYELVSHEQADLDPELRASVTAGAESDVD; from the coding sequence ATGGAACTCCTCCTGCTCGTCATCGGCCTCCTCGTCGGCGCCGCGCTCGGCGCCCTCGCCGCGCACCTGCTCGCGTCGAGGCGGCAGGCGGCCGACGCCGCGCAGCATGAGGATCCCGCGCTCGTCGAGGCGCGGCACCAGGCGATGCTCGCCGAGGTGCGCGCGGGCGAGGAGGCCGCGAAGGCGCTGCTCCGCGAGGAGCTCGCGGCCACGCACGCGCGTGCCGAGGGACTCCGCGAGCAGATCGAGGTCGCCCAGCAGCAGTACCGCGAGCTCGTCGAGCGCCAGCGCGCCGAGATCGCCGCACGCGAGGCACGCGATGCCGCCGAGAGCCGCGTGCTGCAGGCGCTCGCGCCCGTGAAGCAGTCCCTGAGCGAGATGCAGCACAAGGTCACCGAGCTCGAGTCGCAGCGCACCCGCCAGCACGGCGAACTCGCGCAGCAGCTGCGCACCGCGACCGAGTCCGAGGAGCGGTTGCGTGCGACCGCCGAGGCGCTCGCGTCGGCACTGCGCTCGAACAGCACGCGCGGGGTCTGGGGCGAGACCCAGCTGCGCAGCGTCGTCGAGGCCGCGGGCCTCATCGAGCGCGTCGACTTCGACGTGCAGTCGAGCATCTCGAGCGACGCCGGCGCGGGCCGGCCCGACATGATCGTGCACCTGCCCGGCGGCAAGTCGATCGCGGTCGACGCCAAGGTGCCGTTCAACGCGTACCTCGAGGCCAGCCAGATCCCGGCCACCGCGACCGGCGCCGACGGGGCCAAGCGCGCCGACTTCATGAAGCAGCATGTCCAGGCGGTCCGCGCGCACATCACCGCGCTGGGCTCGAAGGCCTACTGGAACGGCCTCGACGCCTCGCCCGAGCTCGTCATCGCCTTCATCCCGAGCGAGTCGCTCGTGTCGTCCGCGCTCGAGGCCGACCCCGGCATCATGGAGTTCGCGTTCGGCAAGCGCGTCGCGCTCGCCTCGCCCGTGACGCTCTGGTCGGTGCTGAAGACGGTCGCCTACTCGTGGCAGCAGGACGTGCTGACCAACGAGGCCAAGACCCTCTTCGACCTCAGCCGCGAGCTCTACTCGCGCCTGGCGACCACGGCCGGGCACATCGAGAAGCTGGGCCGCACGATCGAGCGCAGCGTCAAGGACTACAACGCCTTCGTCGGTTCGCTCGAACGGCAGGTCCTCCCGACCGCGCGCAAGCTCGGCGCGCTCGACGAGTCGAAGGTGCTCGCGCCGCTGCAGGGCATCGAGGAGGCGCCGCGCGAACTCACGGCGTACGAGCTCGTTTCACACGAGCAGGCCGACCTCGACCCCGAGCTGCGCGCCTCCGTCACCGCGGGCGCCGAATCCGACGTCGACTGA
- a CDS encoding MFS transporter: MTSENRMPRALRPFADGQYRLLVVALSASLLSAGAWVVAAAWQVIELGGSPIDLSMVAIGASLGLVVAVLVGGVVADRVPQRRILLTIEVVRSIVFTVAGVLAVTGVIEVWHLALLSFVLGVADGFFYPAYSAWLPALLPSDQLLAANGVEGMLRPVAQNAAGPALASVLIAVQAPWLAFLVVAALQVVAIVGLGLMRTTAVRRDLEASEAHPVRQMFADLRDGFTYLLRTRWLFATLAFSILLVLAVIGPIEVLIPFAVRDQAGGGAGEFALVLASFGAGGAIGSLLVASLRLPRRYLTLMILAWGFGCIPLALIGVTSWLWVMVVATFVVGFLFHAASVVWGTLLQRRVPPAMLGRVSSLDFFVSLALMPLSMAIAGPMGEWLGLAPAFLIAGFVPPLLAIVTLAAARLGQDELAHPLDDGVPDPTQVTGAGAAAGFEAPADEEHSSADAVERVDPERN; the protein is encoded by the coding sequence ATGACTTCCGAGAACCGGATGCCGCGCGCGCTCCGGCCGTTCGCCGACGGGCAGTACCGCCTGCTCGTCGTCGCACTGTCGGCGTCGCTGCTGTCGGCGGGCGCATGGGTCGTCGCGGCGGCGTGGCAGGTCATCGAGCTCGGCGGCTCGCCGATCGACCTGTCGATGGTCGCGATCGGCGCGAGCCTCGGACTCGTCGTCGCGGTACTCGTGGGCGGCGTGGTCGCCGACCGGGTGCCGCAGCGCCGCATCCTCCTCACGATCGAGGTCGTCCGGTCGATCGTGTTCACGGTCGCGGGCGTGCTCGCCGTGACCGGCGTGATCGAGGTCTGGCACCTCGCGTTGCTCTCGTTCGTGCTCGGCGTCGCCGACGGGTTCTTCTACCCGGCCTATTCGGCGTGGCTGCCGGCCCTGCTGCCGTCCGACCAGCTGCTCGCGGCGAACGGCGTCGAGGGCATGCTGCGGCCGGTCGCGCAGAACGCCGCCGGGCCGGCGCTCGCGAGCGTCCTCATCGCGGTGCAGGCCCCGTGGCTGGCCTTCCTCGTCGTCGCCGCACTGCAGGTCGTCGCGATCGTCGGGCTCGGGCTCATGCGCACCACCGCCGTGCGTCGCGACCTCGAGGCGAGCGAGGCGCACCCGGTGCGGCAGATGTTCGCCGACCTGCGCGACGGGTTCACGTACCTGCTGCGCACGCGCTGGCTGTTCGCGACGCTCGCGTTCTCGATCCTGCTGGTGCTCGCGGTCATCGGGCCGATCGAGGTGCTGATCCCGTTCGCGGTGCGCGACCAGGCCGGTGGCGGCGCCGGCGAGTTCGCGCTCGTGCTCGCCTCGTTCGGCGCCGGCGGCGCCATCGGCTCGCTGCTGGTCGCGTCGCTCCGGCTCCCGCGTCGCTACCTCACCCTCATGATCCTGGCGTGGGGGTTCGGGTGCATCCCGCTCGCCCTGATCGGCGTCACGTCGTGGCTGTGGGTCATGGTCGTCGCGACGTTCGTGGTGGGCTTCCTCTTCCATGCGGCCTCGGTCGTCTGGGGCACCCTGCTGCAACGCCGGGTTCCGCCGGCCATGCTCGGACGCGTCTCGAGCCTCGACTTCTTCGTCTCGCTCGCGCTCATGCCCCTGTCGATGGCGATCGCGGGGCCCATGGGCGAGTGGCTCGGTCTTGCACCGGCGTTCCTCATCGCCGGCTTCGTGCCGCCGCTGCTCGCGATCGTCACGCTCGCGGCCGCACGCCTCGGGCAGGACGAGCTCGCGCACCCGCTGGACGACGGTGTACCCGACCCGACGCAGGTGACCGGTGCGGGCGCGGCCGCGGGCTTCGAGGCGCCCGCCGACGAGGAGCACTCGAGCGCCGATGCCGTCGAGCGGGTCGATCCCGAGCGCAACTGA
- the glpX gene encoding class II fructose-bisphosphatase, with amino-acid sequence MVSTDTASLYLHPDRNIALELVRATEAAAIRSYPWIGRGDKLAADGAAVDAMRAFLGTVNFDGVVVIGEGEKDEAPMLFNGEKVGNGRGPACDIAVDPIDGTSLTAAGRQNALSVIAVADRGTMLDASSVFYMDKIVTDAAGIGVVDIRKPIGENLRSLAAAKGKDVGELRVAVLNRPRHEQLIADIRAAGAGTRLISDGDVAGGINAARYESRIDMCVGIGGSPEGITTACAIKALGGFMQGRLAPKDDEERARGEAAGLDCDKVYELDDLVRSDNTFFVATGVTDGELVDGVRKKGPIIRTESIVLRGKSGTIRRIIADHLVEKWLDESDR; translated from the coding sequence ATGGTGAGCACCGATACCGCAAGCCTCTACCTGCACCCCGACCGCAACATCGCGCTCGAGCTGGTGCGTGCCACGGAGGCCGCCGCCATCCGCTCGTACCCCTGGATCGGTCGCGGCGACAAGCTCGCCGCCGACGGCGCCGCGGTCGACGCGATGCGCGCGTTCCTCGGCACCGTGAACTTCGACGGCGTGGTCGTGATCGGCGAGGGCGAGAAGGACGAGGCGCCCATGCTCTTCAACGGCGAGAAGGTCGGCAACGGGCGTGGACCCGCGTGCGACATCGCCGTCGACCCGATCGACGGCACCTCGCTCACCGCCGCCGGCCGTCAGAACGCGCTCTCGGTCATCGCGGTCGCCGACCGCGGCACCATGCTCGATGCGTCGAGCGTGTTCTACATGGACAAGATCGTGACGGATGCCGCGGGCATCGGCGTCGTCGACATCCGCAAGCCGATCGGCGAGAACCTGCGCTCGCTCGCCGCGGCCAAGGGCAAGGACGTCGGCGAGCTGCGCGTCGCGGTGCTGAACCGTCCGCGGCACGAGCAGCTGATCGCCGACATCCGCGCGGCGGGCGCCGGAACCCGCCTGATCTCCGACGGCGACGTCGCCGGCGGCATCAACGCCGCGCGGTACGAGTCGCGCATCGACATGTGCGTGGGCATCGGCGGCAGCCCCGAGGGCATCACGACCGCGTGCGCGATCAAGGCGCTCGGCGGCTTCATGCAGGGGCGGCTCGCCCCGAAGGACGACGAGGAGCGCGCTCGCGGCGAGGCCGCCGGGCTCGACTGCGACAAGGTGTACGAGCTCGACGACCTCGTGCGCAGCGACAACACCTTCTTCGTCGCCACCGGCGTGACCGACGGCGAGCTCGTCGACGGCGTGCGCAAGAAGGGTCCGATCATCCGCACCGAGTCGATCGTGCTCCGCGGGAAGTCGGGCACCATCCGCCGCATCATCGCCGACCACCTCGTCGAGAAATGGCTCGACGAGAGCGACCGCTGA
- a CDS encoding fructose-bisphosphatase class II yields MPAPQPDAHRLADRLAEATRLAALAATPLVGSGDRDAVDGAAVAAMRAALADAPADGRVVVGEGEKDDAPMLHLGERFGTGLGPAIDLAVDPVDGTSLAAAGRPGAMAIMAVAPRGAFLEIGPAHYMAKLVSRVPGLELDAPIRETVARIAAARGVPVTEVRVAVQDRPRNAALARAAAATGASVELFAHGDVERCLRAARADGDLDLVVGIGGAPEGVLTAAAVRALGGWMRARLAPQSEREAHRLAAAGIPAGRVAGLVELCGPAAAVFLTAVTPCDLGPGRRLEPGASWRLGSVDAFR; encoded by the coding sequence GTGCCCGCCCCGCAGCCCGACGCCCACCGGCTCGCCGACCGCCTCGCGGAGGCGACGCGGCTCGCGGCGCTCGCCGCCACCCCGCTCGTGGGCAGCGGCGACCGCGATGCCGTGGACGGCGCCGCCGTGGCGGCGATGCGCGCCGCGCTCGCCGACGCGCCGGCCGACGGGCGCGTGGTCGTCGGGGAGGGCGAGAAGGACGACGCGCCCATGCTCCACCTCGGCGAGCGCTTCGGCACCGGGCTCGGCCCGGCGATCGACCTCGCCGTGGACCCCGTCGACGGCACGAGCCTGGCCGCGGCTGGACGGCCCGGGGCGATGGCGATCATGGCGGTCGCGCCGCGCGGCGCGTTCCTCGAGATCGGCCCGGCGCACTACATGGCCAAGCTCGTCAGCCGGGTGCCCGGGCTCGAGCTCGACGCGCCGATCCGCGAGACGGTCGCGCGCATCGCCGCGGCTCGCGGCGTGCCGGTGACCGAGGTGCGCGTCGCCGTGCAGGACCGACCGCGCAACGCCGCGCTCGCGCGCGCGGCCGCCGCGACCGGCGCCTCGGTCGAGCTGTTCGCGCACGGCGACGTCGAGCGGTGCCTGCGCGCGGCCCGCGCCGACGGCGACCTCGACCTCGTCGTCGGCATCGGCGGGGCGCCCGAGGGCGTGCTCACCGCGGCAGCCGTGCGGGCGCTCGGCGGATGGATGCGGGCACGGCTCGCGCCGCAGTCCGAGCGCGAGGCGCACCGGCTCGCGGCGGCGGGCATCCCGGCCGGACGCGTGGCGGGGCTCGTCGAGCTGTGCGGGCCCGCGGCGGCGGTGTTCCTGACCGCGGTCACGCCCTGCGACCTCGGGCCGGGCCGGCGGCTCGAGCCGGGCGCCTCATGGCGCCTCGGGTCGGTCGATGCGTTCCGATGA